The nucleotide window TCAACAACGCGGCGCAGCTCTCGCCCGAGCACCCCATGCTTGTCGATGACTTCCTCGAGGACGCCATCGAGGTCGACGTGGACGCGCTCTCCGACGGGGAACAGGTGCAGATCGGCGCCATCATGGAGCATATCGAGCAGGCGGGCGTGCACTCGGGCGACTCGGCCTGCATCATTCCGCCGCTTTCCATAGACGGCCCGATGATCGACGAGATCACCCGTTCGACCGCGGCGCTTGCGCGCGAACTTCGGGTTGTGGGGCTTCTCAACATACAGTTCGCGATAAAGGACGGGAGCCTCTACGTGCTCGAGGTCAATCCGCGCGCCTCGCGCACGGTGCCCTTCGCGTCCAAGGCGACCGGCGTGCCGCTGGCGAAGATCGCGGCCAAGCTCATGCTTGGAAGGAAGCTCGGCGAGTTCGGCCTCGATAAACGAAAAGCCCCCACTCACATCAGCGTTAAGGAGGCGGTCCTCCCGTTCAATAAATTTCCGGGGACCGACACCGTCCTCACGCCCGAAATGAAGTCGACCGGAGAGGTGATGGGGATCGCGGCGCATTTCGGCGAGGCCTTTTACAAGGCCGAAATGGCGGCCGGCGAGACCCTGCCGCTCTCCGGGACCATCTTTCTCAGCATCAACCCCCTCTCGAAAGAGGCGCTGCTTCCCGAGATGCGCCTCCTTCACGACCACGGCTTCAGGCTGGTGGCGACCGAGGGTACGGCGCTCTTTCTCAAAGGACACAACATCCCTTGTGAACGGGTTTACAAGGTGAGCGAGGGGCGCCCCAATATCATCGACCTGGTTAAGAACGACGAGATCGACCTCATCATCAACACGCCCACGGGTAAGATCCCCAAACACGACGCCTTTTCCATCCGCCAGGCGGCGCTGCGCTTCCGCGTACCCATCATCACCACCATAGCGGGCGCGAAGGCGGCGGTGCAGGGACTGTTCGAGGTCAAAAAAAACCGGGACGTCTCGGTGCGCTCGATCCAGGAATATCACTCGGAGGTGCGATAGCGCCGTGACCGAAACGACACTTCTCTCCGCCGCCGACATCGCCCGGACAATCGACGAAAACGCCAAGAGGATCTGCGACGAGGTAAAGGACCTCGGGCGCTTCGCGATCGTGGGAATTCAGACCAGGGGGGTCGAGCTCGCCAACCGCATCCGCGCGAAGATCGAGGAGCTGTCAGGGAAAAAGATCGACAGCGGCATTCTCGACATCACCTTCTACCGCGACGACCTCGCCACCAGGGGAGTGCTCCCGGCGATCAAGGAGACGCGCATAGAGTTCAATATCTCAGGCAGAACCATCCTGCTGGTGGACGACGTTATCTTCACCGGGCGCACCACCAAGGCCGCGATCGAGACGCTTATGAGCTTCGGCCGTCCGCGCGCGATCAGGCTTTTCGTGCTGGTCGACCGGGGGAACAGGGAGCTTCCCATCCAGCCGGACTATTTGGGCTATAAAATCGAAACGGATATTCAGGATCGGGTCAAGGTTCGTCTGGCGCCCATAGACGATGTCGGGGACGCGGTAATGCTTTCCCGCCGGTAGGCGGCCTACTTTCGCACCCCGCGCGTGCGCGGACTCCCCCGCCGTGAAAATTCACTGAAACTTCATGTATTGCTGATACTATCAGCACCCCGTCGCGCCTTATTTCCGTTGTGCAAGCGAAGAAGCATGGAACTCACCCCCTGTCCCCCTCTCTTTGAACGAAAGAGAGGGGGAAATCCGGCATGAGTCTGGTTGTCGTACCTCCCCCTTCTCTTCGCCGAAGAGAAGGGGGCCGGGGGGATGAGTTGAGAAGTTGATTGTAATAAATTGTACGAAAGGAAGTGAATTATGATCAGAGTACTGGTCGACAACGTCTACTCGTTCGATGTGAGGCTCTCCCGAAAGATAGCCTATTATACCGGAAAGCGCTTCGTGGATAAACTGATGCGCTATGCCTCTAAAAGCGGCGACGGCCACCTGTACGCGGTGTTCGGCGCCCTCCTCCTCGCGGCGGATCCGGGAATGGGGTCAAAGCTTATTGCGGCAGGCGCACTGGCCCTTGCGATCGAACTCGTTATTCAGAAGGTGGTGAAGCACCTGGTTAAGCGTGAACGTCCGGGAGCGCTGGTGCAGGGTATCCGATTCCTGGTGGACCCGCCCGACCGGTTCAGCTTCCCCTCGGGGCACACGGCCGGGGCGTTTCTTATGGCGACGGTTATCACCTCGCAGTATCCGATGTGGGCCCTGCCGCTGTACATCTGGGCCGCACTGGTGGGTTTTTCCCGGGTCTATAACGGCGTACACTTCCCAACCGACGTGGTGATCGGGTGCGCGCTGGGTCTCGTCACGGCATGGATAGGGCTTTCGGTGGTGATGTAAGCAAAAACCCCGCCATCCTCCGAAGTTCCGGGAGGGACTCCATTGAAGAGGGCGGGGCAAGCGGAGGGTTAGGCCCCCACTTTTATCTCGATCTTCCTCGGTTTCAACTTCTCGCTCTTGGGAAGCGTCAGCGCCAACACCCCGTTTTCCAGCGTCGCGTTGATTTTTTCCCTGTCGATACCGTCTCCAACCACAAAGGTGCGATGGTAGTTGTATAGCCGGTATTCACCGTATTTGAGGTTCTCCTCGCTCGTCAGCTCTTCGTCCAGCCTGCCGTATATGTCCAGCTGGTTCTTCTCGAGGGTGATCTCGAGGTTCTCTTTCCGGGTTCCGGGCATGTCGGCCCTGATTACATACTCCTCGGCGGTTTCGTATATGTCCGCGGCCGGAACGATGACGCACTCCTCGCAGTTATACGCATCCTTTTTGACCTTCTTTACATCGTTTGCCATGATGATACCTCCTTTACCGTATCTCGATCTTCTTCGGCCGGGCCTCTTCGGCCTTGGCGAGCCTGATCGTCAGAATCCCGTCCTTAAGCCCCGCCTCGATCTTCTCCCCATCCACGCGGTAGGGCAGGCGTACCGCCTTCTGGAACCTGCCGAATACCCGCTCCCTGCGTATGTAGGGCTTGTCCTGTACGTCGCTCTTCTTTTCGCCCTCGAGTACGAGGCTGTTGTCGACAAGCTGAATATTGAGCGAGTCGGCCTTGACGCCCGGTAGTAGCGCGGTGATCATCACCTCGTCGTTGTTCTCCTTAAGATTGACGTGCGGATACTCTAAGTTTCTCCGCATGGCCGGGGCTTCGGTGAAAAACCTGTCCACCAGATCCCTCAGTCGGACAACATCGTCGAAAACATCATAGGTCGTATACATGACATTCCTCCTTGTCGTATTTCATTACTTCAGCGCGATATTCACGCGCTTTTTCTCGGGCGTCTCGACACGGGGTATTGTGACCTTTAAAACGCCGTTCTTAAAGCCTGCCTCGATCTTTTCCCTGTCGATGTCCTCGGGAAGCCGGATAGTCCGGTGAAACGAGCCGAAACGGCGCTCAGATATCACATATCTCCGGTCCTCCTTCTTCTCCTCTTCCTTCTTCTCGCCGGCTATGGTGAGTAAATCGTTTTCGAGCGTTACGCTCAGGTCTTTCTCCTCGATTCCGGGGATTTCCGCCCTGATGCGCACTTCTTTTTCATCCTCTTCCACGTCCACAGTGGGCATCCACCCGCTTTCGGACAAAGAGGAAGGGCCGATGGAGAAGAAGTCGTTAAAAAGCTGATTGATCTCCTTTTGAAAGGAGACAACACCCCATTCGGGCTGCTCATTACGCCTTGTTATGCCCCATTTCATAGCAAACCTCCTCTTGATTGGTCGCTTGTTAGCACTCTATGCTAATGAGTGCTAACAGTAGTAATGTACAAACAGTCGCAAGAATCGTCAAGAGGGGAAACGAATTTTTTAAGTGTATTTTAGGTATTTTTAAAATAGCCGGCCGGGTGCGCCGGTTAGTTGTCGTTGTCGATGGATATGCCCGACATGGCCTTTACGGGGCAGGCGAGAATGCAGAGCCCGCAGGCGACACAGCGTTCCGGGTAAAAGCGTATCTCCATCGAGGGGCGGTCGATTGAAAGGGCATCGGTGCGGCACACGGCGGTGCAGGCCCCGCAGTCCACACAGCGCTCCTCGTCGCGGTGCGTCTTGTCGATCAGAAGATCCACCTGAACAAGTTCGGCCTCCAGGTAGGCGATACCCTTCGCTATCTCCTCATCAGTCCCCGAAAGCTCGAGTATAAGCCGTCCCTCCTGTTTTGGGAGGATCTTCGCCTCGAGCACGTTGAAGATGATGCCGTACTCGGTGGCCAGGCGATAGATGATCGGCCGGTACATGATGTTCTGCTTGAATATCAAAAGCACGTTTTTCGATGCCATGATCGGCTCCTGTTTGTTCGAGTTGTCGCATGTCCAAAGAATTCGGCGCTTCCTCCTGTCGCCGGCGGGGGAAATGCCCGATAGTGGCATTACTTGCGACAGGTTTACCGTATACATGCCGTTGTATGCCAGGCGTCCGGTACAGCGTTCCGCTAAGGCCTCACCAGTTCGATTTCGCCCTGCGCTATCATGCGCTCTCCCTTGATGACGAGCGTACCGCGCACACCCGGCACGGACATCGCATAGGCCGCCGCCGCCTCGAGGTCGTCCTCGTCGCACACAAGGTTGGCGGTCCCGGTCGCCACCGCGTCCGCCAGCGCCGCGTCAGTGGCGATGACGGTCGCTGCGTCGGCCCTTCCGAACGAGAAGGAATGCCCCACCCGTCCCGACGAGGTGCACACCCCGGCGGGAGTGCGCTCTGACGCGATCCGTATGCC belongs to Spirochaetota bacterium and includes:
- the pyrR gene encoding bifunctional pyr operon transcriptional regulator/uracil phosphoribosyltransferase PyrR → MTETTLLSAADIARTIDENAKRICDEVKDLGRFAIVGIQTRGVELANRIRAKIEELSGKKIDSGILDITFYRDDLATRGVLPAIKETRIEFNISGRTILLVDDVIFTGRTTKAAIETLMSFGRPRAIRLFVLVDRGNRELPIQPDYLGYKIETDIQDRVKVRLAPIDDVGDAVMLSRR
- a CDS encoding phosphatase PAP2 family protein, with the protein product MIRVLVDNVYSFDVRLSRKIAYYTGKRFVDKLMRYASKSGDGHLYAVFGALLLAADPGMGSKLIAAGALALAIELVIQKVVKHLVKRERPGALVQGIRFLVDPPDRFSFPSGHTAGAFLMATVITSQYPMWALPLYIWAALVGFSRVYNGVHFPTDVVIGCALGLVTAWIGLSVVM
- a CDS encoding Hsp20/alpha crystallin family protein yields the protein MANDVKKVKKDAYNCEECVIVPAADIYETAEEYVIRADMPGTRKENLEITLEKNQLDIYGRLDEELTSEENLKYGEYRLYNYHRTFVVGDGIDREKINATLENGVLALTLPKSEKLKPRKIEIKVGA
- a CDS encoding Hsp20/alpha crystallin family protein, whose product is MYTTYDVFDDVVRLRDLVDRFFTEAPAMRRNLEYPHVNLKENNDEVMITALLPGVKADSLNIQLVDNSLVLEGEKKSDVQDKPYIRRERVFGRFQKAVRLPYRVDGEKIEAGLKDGILTIRLAKAEEARPKKIEIR
- a CDS encoding Hsp20/alpha crystallin family protein, with amino-acid sequence MKWGITRRNEQPEWGVVSFQKEINQLFNDFFSIGPSSLSESGWMPTVDVEEDEKEVRIRAEIPGIEEKDLSVTLENDLLTIAGEKKEEEKKEDRRYVISERRFGSFHRTIRLPEDIDREKIEAGFKNGVLKVTIPRVETPEKKRVNIALK
- a CDS encoding NIL domain-containing protein, coding for MASKNVLLIFKQNIMYRPIIYRLATEYGIIFNVLEAKILPKQEGRLILELSGTDEEIAKGIAYLEAELVQVDLLIDKTHRDEERCVDCGACTAVCRTDALSIDRPSMEIRFYPERCVACGLCILACPVKAMSGISIDNDN